One window of the Mediterraneibacter butyricigenes genome contains the following:
- a CDS encoding ATP-dependent DNA helicase has translation MCYKNEYQKRAHGEVERIFRELFPEAGLHVREEQIRLCHEMLDALMKNEITLCDAGVGIGKTYAYLTACILMRKYSVLHSGYSGCDRRSVVVSTSSIALQKAIIEEYVPFLSDVLLKADLLQEELKAVVRKGKEHFVCDYRLAQRLEAVRDKNKNQVQMEALKSLRHNFDLDSVHNLSGFDRRLVCVPKFCPKECPGKAGCRYQKHLDTSRKEDIFLQICNHNYLLADAMHRANGYRPLLADYRALVVDEAHKLPEAASQMYGRSIGREDVQEISYFLNREHKSSEGKRLQDWFNTLSMEIRKDQAGMGDDIAGKENFYFPAKCRSSLEQVRGNLSLMLKRLAGNVPYWIFRRLEEMEELFGWFLKKDTRYVLFLQPDGRGDPVFMAVSREIPRFLHDSLWDRGFPSILTSGTLKAGNGFVRTRQMTGLEKKSRVRECVAESPFCYRENCLLYIPENLKATLKGSREEAEQLAGQIRDLVCSTFGHTLVLFTSYTLMGNVQQLLRDQIPFPMVQVWRNSQEEIARFKKMENAVLFAAGSCWEGVDFPGDMVSSLIIVKLPFAVPDPIHEAQREQYRSLESYIQNVVVPDMQKKLRQGFGRAIRTEQDTCVVSILDPRTAKKGRYRSDVLEALPKCQMAERIEEVENFIRSRKVERYYS, from the coding sequence ATGTGTTATAAAAATGAATATCAGAAAAGGGCACATGGCGAGGTGGAAAGGATTTTCCGGGAACTTTTCCCGGAAGCCGGGCTTCATGTAAGGGAAGAACAGATCCGTCTCTGCCATGAAATGCTGGATGCCCTTATGAAAAATGAGATTACGCTCTGTGATGCAGGAGTGGGTATTGGAAAGACCTATGCCTATCTGACGGCCTGTATCCTGATGCGGAAATATAGTGTACTGCATTCCGGTTATTCGGGATGTGACAGACGGTCTGTGGTGGTATCTACTTCCAGCATTGCCTTACAGAAAGCTATCATAGAGGAATATGTTCCTTTCTTATCGGATGTACTGTTAAAAGCAGATCTGCTTCAGGAAGAATTAAAGGCAGTTGTCCGCAAGGGAAAGGAACATTTTGTATGTGATTACAGGCTGGCCCAAAGACTGGAGGCAGTCCGGGACAAGAATAAAAATCAGGTACAGATGGAGGCATTGAAGTCCCTCCGGCATAACTTTGATTTAGATTCCGTACATAACCTGAGCGGTTTTGACCGCAGGCTGGTGTGCGTACCGAAATTCTGCCCCAAGGAGTGTCCGGGGAAAGCCGGGTGCCGTTATCAGAAGCATCTGGACACTTCCAGGAAAGAGGACATTTTTTTACAGATCTGCAATCACAATTATCTTCTGGCAGATGCCATGCACCGAGCAAATGGGTACCGGCCGCTTCTGGCAGATTACAGGGCACTGGTCGTGGATGAGGCCCACAAGCTCCCGGAAGCTGCCAGCCAGATGTATGGGAGAAGTATTGGAAGAGAGGACGTGCAGGAAATCTCGTATTTCTTAAACAGGGAGCATAAAAGTTCGGAAGGTAAGAGACTACAGGATTGGTTTAATACACTTTCAATGGAAATCCGTAAGGATCAGGCCGGGATGGGAGATGACATAGCTGGAAAAGAAAATTTCTATTTTCCGGCAAAGTGCCGATCTTCTCTGGAGCAGGTAAGGGGGAATCTCAGTCTTATGCTTAAAAGACTTGCTGGAAATGTCCCTTACTGGATCTTCCGGCGGCTGGAAGAGATGGAAGAGCTGTTCGGCTGGTTTCTGAAGAAGGATACCAGATACGTTTTATTTCTTCAGCCAGACGGCAGGGGAGATCCTGTGTTTATGGCTGTTAGCAGAGAGATTCCAAGGTTTCTCCATGATTCCTTATGGGACAGGGGATTTCCCTCGATTCTCACCAGTGGAACTTTAAAAGCCGGAAATGGGTTTGTAAGGACCAGACAGATGACCGGGCTGGAAAAGAAAAGCAGAGTCCGGGAGTGTGTAGCAGAATCCCCATTTTGTTACAGAGAGAACTGTCTGCTTTATATTCCTGAGAATTTAAAAGCGACGCTCAAGGGAAGCCGGGAAGAGGCCGAGCAACTTGCAGGCCAGATCCGTGATCTGGTGTGTTCTACTTTTGGGCATACACTGGTACTGTTTACATCTTATACCCTGATGGGAAATGTGCAGCAGCTCCTGCGGGATCAGATCCCGTTCCCGATGGTGCAGGTATGGAGAAACTCACAGGAAGAAATCGCACGGTTTAAGAAGATGGAAAATGCCGTTCTGTTTGCAGCCGGCTCCTGTTGGGAAGGTGTGGATTTTCCGGGGGATATGGTATCGTCCCTGATCATTGTAAAATTGCCGTTTGCTGTACCGGACCCCATCCATGAAGCACAAAGGGAACAATACCGATCACTGGAATCCTACATTCAAAATGTTGTTGTCCCGGATATGCAGAAGAAGCTGCGGCAGGGATTCGGCCGGGCAATCCGCACGGAGCAGGACACCTGCGTTGTGTCCATTTTGGATCCCCGGACAGCAAAGAAAGGCAGGTATCGGAGTGATGTTCTGGAAGCACTGCCAAAGTGCCAGATGGCAGAACGGATCGAAGAAGTAGAAAATTTTATCCGAAGCCGGAAAGTGGAGCGGTACTATAGCTGA
- a CDS encoding tyrosine-type recombinase/integrase, protein MRRYELETEREGSAVYFFIRDIETLDIVLLPTKYLMHKIRSKCSPNTIRRSALSILYYLEYIHEKEQELIDIYQMPYVEQTEHFVKFLYWLKAGKHTQDENHRSPNNGTCNAYLKDVFRFYLFIEEEYQQFGELKALSYNYFMAVDAVGVKKSIRSRSFKGYLKEEEHKARAAKKDEIVEILKACTNIRDRLLMLLLAETGYRIGEILGIDYSKDIDYRNHIIRVYFREDNENGARAKNAEYRSAKISKDTFDFLNLYIAEYRKLLQHQTSLFVNISGDNIGKPMNVEAVYSMLKRMEKKTGIKITPHMLRHYFGNERRKAGWSLELIQLAYGHRHIQTTINYLDIVDDELLDASQEFYEKHSSLYGIEELL, encoded by the coding sequence ATGAGAAGATATGAGCTGGAAACAGAAAGAGAAGGCTCTGCAGTTTATTTCTTCATCAGAGATATAGAAACTTTGGACATTGTCCTGCTTCCTACCAAATATCTGATGCACAAGATACGGAGCAAATGTTCGCCGAATACGATACGGCGCTCCGCACTTTCCATCCTGTATTATCTGGAATACATCCATGAAAAAGAACAGGAATTGATAGATATATATCAAATGCCTTATGTCGAACAGACAGAACACTTTGTAAAGTTTTTATACTGGCTGAAAGCTGGGAAACATACGCAAGATGAAAATCACAGATCTCCGAACAATGGAACCTGCAACGCATACTTAAAAGATGTGTTCAGGTTCTATCTTTTTATAGAAGAAGAGTACCAGCAGTTCGGGGAACTGAAAGCACTGTCCTATAATTATTTTATGGCAGTCGATGCGGTAGGTGTAAAGAAAAGCATACGGTCAAGGAGCTTCAAAGGCTATTTAAAAGAGGAAGAGCATAAGGCAAGGGCAGCAAAGAAAGATGAAATTGTAGAAATCCTGAAAGCGTGTACCAATATAAGAGATCGGCTTCTCATGCTGCTTCTGGCAGAGACAGGCTACCGGATCGGTGAGATTTTGGGAATTGATTATAGTAAGGACATTGATTATCGGAACCACATAATCCGGGTATATTTCCGTGAGGACAATGAAAATGGAGCGAGAGCCAAGAATGCAGAATACCGAAGTGCGAAGATCAGCAAAGATACCTTCGATTTTTTAAATCTGTATATTGCAGAGTACCGAAAACTCCTTCAGCACCAAACAAGCCTGTTTGTGAATATTTCCGGGGATAACATCGGAAAACCAATGAACGTGGAAGCAGTATATTCCATGCTGAAAAGAATGGAAAAGAAAACCGGGATTAAGATCACGCCTCATATGCTCCGGCATTACTTTGGAAATGAGCGGAGAAAAGCAGGATGGTCGCTGGAACTGATACAGCTGGCTTATGGACACCGCCACATCCAGACAACCATCAACTATCTGGACATTGTGGATGATGAACTGCTTGATGCCAGCCAGGAATTCTATGAGAAACATTCCTCACTGTATGGGATTGAGGAATTGCTATAG